Proteins encoded together in one Buchnera aphidicola (Cinara piceae) window:
- the gltX gene encoding glutamate--tRNA ligase produces the protein MKIKTRFSPSPTGQLHIGSLRTALYSWLFARKNNGSFILRIEDTDIKRVNNDSIKDILYGLNYLGLFWDEGPFYQSNRLKIYKDIILFMLKKNIAYKCYCSQERLDKLRKNQILNKEKPKYDRKCRYKNFLIKKSNIPYVVRFKNPTSGLVEFTDMVRGKICVSNNELDDLILQRSNGMPTYNFCVVIDDWKMDITHVIRGEDHINNTPRQINLFNALNARIPVYAHVSMILDIQGKKLSKRNHSMSINNYIHKGFIPEAILNYILRLGWSYKDKEIFTISEMKNLFNFQSLSKSSSIINDQKLLWLNHYHLNNLPFEKVYQYFMMYIQIKKISLDKNINIKGLIKDFVCHHKTFDEFALSYSYFYQDINIPKIIDIHLYCNDCNIKILNFLYKKFFLLTQWNISNILSLIKESVLKFNVSFKHIAVLIRIGIAGKKNTPNISSIILYIGKNKFLSRINNLIKYMKLKIPE, from the coding sequence ATGAAAATTAAAACTAGATTCTCCCCCAGTCCAACAGGTCAATTACATATTGGTAGCTTACGTACTGCTTTATATTCTTGGTTATTTGCGCGTAAAAATAATGGATCATTTATTCTTCGTATTGAAGATACTGACATTAAAAGAGTAAATAATGATTCTATTAAAGATATTTTGTATGGATTAAATTATTTAGGTTTATTTTGGGATGAAGGACCTTTTTATCAAAGTAATCGATTAAAGATATATAAAGATATAATCTTATTTATGTTAAAAAAAAATATTGCATATAAATGTTATTGTTCACAAGAGCGATTAGATAAGTTAAGAAAAAATCAAATTTTAAATAAAGAAAAGCCGAAATATGATAGAAAATGTCGATATAAAAATTTTCTTATTAAAAAATCTAATATTCCATATGTTGTTCGTTTTAAAAATCCTACTTCAGGACTTGTTGAATTTACAGATATGGTTCGAGGTAAAATATGTGTTTCGAATAATGAATTGGATGATTTAATTCTTCAGAGATCTAATGGTATGCCAACATATAATTTTTGTGTAGTTATTGATGATTGGAAAATGGATATAACACATGTTATTCGAGGCGAAGATCATATTAATAATACTCCTAGACAAATTAATTTATTTAATGCATTAAATGCAAGAATTCCAGTATATGCTCATGTATCAATGATTTTAGATATTCAGGGAAAAAAATTATCTAAACGAAATCATTCAATGAGTATTAATAATTATATTCATAAAGGTTTTATACCAGAAGCAATATTAAATTATATTTTGAGATTGGGTTGGTCGTATAAAGATAAAGAAATTTTTACAATTAGTGAAATGAAAAATTTATTTAATTTTCAATCTCTTAGTAAATCATCTAGTATAATCAACGATCAAAAACTTTTATGGTTAAATCATTATCATTTAAATAATCTTCCTTTTGAAAAAGTTTATCAATATTTTATGATGTATATTCAAATAAAGAAAATTTCGTTAGATAAAAATATTAATATAAAAGGTTTAATAAAAGATTTTGTATGTCATCATAAGACATTTGATGAATTTGCTTTATCATATAGTTATTTTTATCAGGATATTAATATACCCAAAATAATTGATATACATTTATATTGTAATGATTGTAATATAAAAATATTAAATTTTTTATATAAAAAATTTTTTTTATTAACGCAATGGAATATATCAAATATTCTTTCTTTAATAAAAGAATCTGTATTAAAATTTAATGTATCTTTTAAACATATAGCAGTTTTAATTAGAATTGGTATTGCGGGTAAAAAAAATACACCAAATATTTCTTCTATAATTTTATATATTGGAAAAAATAAATTTTTATCTAGAATAAATAACTTAATAAAATATATGAAATTAAAAATACCAGAATAA
- a CDS encoding flagellar hook-basal body complex protein FliE, which yields MKINHIETKKTKLIEPIKKNNQQENKTFLKIWKSILKKSFNTYQNIQKKNNNIIIPNKINLKNTELKKKQIQLLIQINNKIIQTYEEIMNMPI from the coding sequence ATGAAAATAAATCATATAGAAACAAAAAAAACAAAACTTATAGAACCTATAAAAAAAAATAATCAACAAGAAAATAAAACATTTTTAAAAATATGGAAAAGTATATTAAAAAAATCATTTAATACATATCAAAATATACAAAAAAAAAATAATAATATTATTATTCCAAATAAAATAAATTTAAAAAACACAGAACTAAAAAAAAAACAAATACAACTATTAATACAAATTAATAATAAAATAATACAAACATATGAAGAAATAATGAATATGCCAATTTAA
- the fliF gene encoding flagellar basal-body MS-ring/collar protein FliF has product MNFISMFFLNMKKKWNNFLIYFFNKIKFFIFILFCSFCIFFSVFFWSRKVNYVVLYTNLSDADGRWVISKLKNMHISYQFYNSSRTLLVPEDKLSELRFSLLKNNIIKKNHGFELLDKEKFGISQFHEHINYHRGLEGELSQTLERIFPIQHARVHLVCTKDTDFFRDEQVPSASIVVTLFPNTSLTQEQIDAIILLISGSVPNLSPNHIVLVDQFGNILNKFNLNNTKFFNHKQYKNISILEEYYRDRINKILIPIYGLKNFVVHVKINREYKNIPVNDSPIKNINILKPKLKKSLNNVSNILSYQYNRNNKFIMKNDFLSKLFLMNYIHNILLNQNNLSSNLKNNKLDLNLVYRDDNISFLGFKKSDIKNLTITILINYKKNSSGILLPLSKAELKDVEKIIKLAIDFSSNRGDHIKIMNYIFSDSSDALNFQNNFIYKNFNQYYKIYIFFGILITILFFCFLFIKKIFISNKKDFLNSSNSISKCKKNNFQNHTNISDLDKSNDQNKNDFFVKKDILQKNPKIIEKVIRYWINKK; this is encoded by the coding sequence ATGAATTTTATTAGTATGTTTTTTTTAAATATGAAAAAAAAATGGAACAATTTTTTAATTTATTTTTTTAATAAAATAAAATTTTTTATTTTTATTTTGTTTTGTAGTTTTTGTATTTTTTTTTCTGTTTTTTTTTGGTCAAGAAAAGTTAATTATGTTGTTTTATATACAAATCTTTCTGATGCAGATGGTAGATGGGTTATATCTAAATTAAAAAATATGCATATTTCATATCAGTTTTATAATTCTTCTAGAACATTATTAGTACCTGAAGATAAATTAAGTGAATTACGTTTTTCTTTATTAAAGAATAATATTATAAAAAAAAATCATGGTTTTGAATTATTAGATAAAGAAAAGTTTGGTATTAGTCAATTTCATGAACATATTAATTATCATAGAGGATTAGAGGGTGAATTATCTCAAACATTAGAGCGTATTTTTCCTATCCAACACGCTAGAGTTCACCTGGTTTGTACAAAAGATACTGATTTTTTTCGAGACGAACAAGTTCCTTCGGCTTCAATAGTTGTGACTTTATTTCCTAATACTAGTTTAACACAAGAACAAATTGATGCTATTATATTATTAATATCAGGAAGTGTACCTAATTTATCTCCTAATCATATTGTTTTAGTTGATCAGTTTGGAAACATTTTAAATAAATTTAATTTAAATAATACAAAATTTTTTAATCATAAACAATATAAAAATATTAGTATTTTAGAAGAGTATTATCGTGATCGCATTAATAAAATTTTAATTCCAATATATGGATTAAAAAATTTTGTTGTACATGTTAAAATTAATAGAGAATATAAAAATATCCCCGTTAATGATTCTCCAATAAAGAATATAAATATATTAAAACCTAAATTAAAAAAATCACTAAATAATGTTTCGAATATTTTATCATATCAATATAACCGTAATAATAAATTTATCATGAAAAATGATTTTCTTTCTAAATTATTTTTGATGAATTATATTCATAATATTTTATTAAATCAAAATAATTTGTCTTCTAATTTAAAAAATAATAAATTAGATCTTAATCTAGTATATAGAGATGATAATATATCTTTTTTAGGTTTTAAAAAATCAGATATTAAAAATTTAACAATAACTATTTTGATAAATTATAAAAAAAATAGTTCTGGTATATTATTACCTTTATCTAAAGCAGAATTAAAGGATGTAGAGAAAATAATTAAATTAGCAATAGATTTTTCAAGCAATAGAGGCGATCATATTAAAATAATGAATTATATATTTTCTGATTCTTCTGATGCTTTAAATTTTCAAAATAATTTTATATATAAAAATTTTAATCAATATTATAAAATATATATTTTTTTTGGAATATTAATTACTATTTTATTTTTTTGTTTTTTATTTATAAAAAAAATATTTATTAGTAATAAAAAAGATTTTTTAAATTCCTCCAATAGTATTAGTAAATGTAAAAAAAATAATTTTCAGAATCATACTAATATATCTGATCTTGATAAATCTAATGATCAAAATAAAAATGATTTTTTTGTAAAAAAAGATATTCTTCAAAAAAATCCAAAAATTATTGAAAAAGTTATACGTTATTGGATAAATAAAAAATGA
- a CDS encoding FliG C-terminal domain-containing protein, whose translation MMHLSGIQKSALLLISMDIKDSVRVLKCFSELEIKMFIDVIISFDIKIIKYFDSVIYEFYDVLKKKNIFNFDFKTYLLKMLDKTIDTDKSYKLFKNSLIKSSFLQNVSNLEKLGSKKIFILIKKENINIIAALLIYFNTQLSIQILLLFNIIKRSDILTKMINFSGLNSIGFIELNKIIHSYLNIHNNLLLEEERINKIIKIISSFRDDNIIQLVRKINTPYIDILNKIISKYFKFKNIINIEDSSIKFIINNTNIDNLCIILEYVDILIKDKFISNMSYEEYEYFKKYILKKKFISFETIYLKKNLLLKNIKKFIQDNKIIIKE comes from the coding sequence ATGATGCATTTAAGTGGTATACAAAAAAGTGCTTTATTGTTAATATCTATGGATATAAAAGATTCAGTGAGAGTTTTAAAGTGTTTTTCTGAATTAGAAATTAAAATGTTTATTGATGTTATCATATCATTTGATATAAAAATTATAAAATATTTTGATAGTGTTATTTATGAATTTTATGATGTTTTAAAAAAAAAAAATATTTTTAATTTCGATTTTAAGACATATTTATTAAAAATGTTAGATAAAACTATAGATACTGATAAGTCTTATAAATTATTCAAAAATAGTTTAATTAAGAGTTCTTTTTTACAAAATGTTTCTAATTTAGAGAAATTAGGTTCCAAAAAGATTTTTATATTAATTAAAAAAGAAAATATAAATATTATTGCAGCTTTATTAATATATTTTAATACTCAATTATCTATACAAATATTATTATTATTTAATATAATAAAAAGATCAGATATCTTAACAAAAATGATTAATTTTTCAGGTTTAAATAGTATTGGATTTATTGAATTAAATAAAATAATTCATTCTTATTTAAATATACATAATAATCTTCTTTTAGAAGAAGAAAGAATTAATAAAATAATAAAGATTATCTCTTCCTTTAGAGATGATAATATTATTCAATTAGTCAGAAAAATAAATACTCCATATATTGATATTTTAAATAAAATAATTAGTAAATATTTTAAATTTAAAAATATAATTAATATTGAAGATAGTAGTATTAAATTCATTATTAATAATACAAATATAGATAATTTGTGTATTATTTTAGAATATGTAGATATATTAATAAAAGATAAATTTATTTCTAATATGTCATATGAAGAATATGAATATTTTAAAAAGTATATTTTAAAAAAAAAATTCATTTCTTTTGAAACCATCTATTTAAAAAAAAATTTATTACTAAAAAATATTAAAAAATTTATACAAGATAATAAAATTATTATCAAAGAATAA
- a CDS encoding FliH/SctL family protein has translation MKNILKNNLWKKWKPKNLNKTFDLVTTSNYTKYKDISFIEITKKKENNTLYSDIYQKGYKNGLIKGYQKGYIAGWLQGCSYLNNYFLKSIDKCVEMQYADLLKKFRIAIYQFNSSFSKRLIRIVLHISKILVDDIFLVNKNYIIEKINKLIQKSQYIFNKLQLHVHPDNYNIIIKRFGILMNTYGWTVIKNKKMDINSYRIITSEGEVDSTIQSFWDRIYKAANLLD, from the coding sequence ATGAAAAATATTTTAAAAAATAATTTATGGAAAAAATGGAAACCTAAAAATTTAAATAAAACCTTTGATTTAGTTACTACATCAAATTATACAAAATATAAAGATATATCATTTATTGAAATTACTAAAAAAAAAGAAAATAATACATTATATTCTGATATATATCAAAAAGGATATAAAAATGGATTAATTAAAGGATATCAAAAAGGGTATATAGCCGGATGGTTACAAGGATGTTCTTATTTAAATAATTATTTTTTAAAGAGCATAGATAAGTGTGTGGAAATGCAATATGCAGATTTATTAAAAAAATTTCGAATTGCTATATATCAATTTAATAGTAGTTTTTCAAAACGTTTGATACGAATTGTATTACATATATCAAAAATTTTAGTAGATGATATTTTTTTAGTTAATAAAAATTATATAATAGAAAAAATTAATAAATTAATTCAAAAATCACAATATATATTTAATAAATTACAATTACATGTTCATCCAGATAATTATAATATTATAATAAAGAGATTTGGAATATTAATGAATACATATGGATGGACTGTTATTAAGAATAAAAAAATGGATATTAATAGTTATCGTATTATTACATCAGAAGGAGAAGTAGATTCTACAATTCAGTCTTTCTGGGATAGAATTTATAAAGCCGCTAATTTACTGGATTAA